The following proteins are co-located in the Paralichthys olivaceus isolate ysfri-2021 chromosome 10, ASM2471397v2, whole genome shotgun sequence genome:
- the LOC109631219 gene encoding high-affinity choline transporter 1-like codes for MAIHAEGLVAIVIFYMLILFVGIWAAWKNKNSGVGDGGERSESIMVGGRDIGLFVGGFTMTATWVGGGYINGTAEYVYLPDYGLAWAQAPFGYALSLVVGGLFFAKPMRSRGYVTMLDPFQQLYGKRMGGLLFIPALMGEIFWSAAILSALGATLSVIVDININMSVVISALIAIFYTLVGGLYSVAYTDVVQLFCIFLGLWISVPFALSNPAVSDISVSAKEAIYQSPWLGKIEPEDRWLWADNFCLLMLGGIPWQVYFQRVLSASSATYAQVLSFLAAFGCLVMAVPSVLIGAIGASTDWNQTTYGSLPPKDKEESDMILPIVLQHLCPSYVSFFGLGAVSAAVMSSADSSILSASSMFARNIYQLAFRQSASDREIVWVMRFTIFVFGALATAMALLTGSVYGLWYLSSDLVYVIIFPQLLSVLFVKGTNTYGSVAGYVFGLLLRIGGGEPYLKLPPFIFYPGWVKQEKVHHLTGNVEYFVQQKFPFKTMSMAASFLANVAFSYLTKYLFESGMLSHKYDFLDAVVSKHSKEIMDKATLVSNHDNIILSEMAPVKQALSVSLAGTFTNTEILSDDGASSPEDFHHD; via the exons ATGGCCATCCACGCCGAGGGTCTCGTGGCTATCGTTATTTTCTATATGCTGATCCTGTTCGTGGGGATCTGGGCCGCGTGGAAGAATAAGAACTCTGGAGTTGGCGATGGCGGAGAGCGGAGCGAGAGCATCATGGTCGGGGGAAGGGACATCGGATTGTTCGTCGGTGGATTCACAATGACCG CCACTTGGGTGGGTGGGGGCTACATCAATGGGACAGCGGAGTATGTCTACCTGCCAGACTATGGCCTGGCCTGGGCACAGGCACCCTTTGGTTATGCTCTCAGCCTGGTAGTAG GAGGGCTTTTCTTTGCCAAACCAATGCGCTCACGTGGCTATGTCACCATGCTGGATCCCTTCCAGCAGCTGTATGGAAAACGGATGGGGGGCCTGCTCTTCATCCCTGCACTGATGGGAGAAATCTTCTGGTCTGCAGCCATTTTATCTGCCCTGG GTGCCACACTGAGCGTGATCGTGGACATCAACATAAATATGTCTGTGGTGATCTCAGCACTGATTGCGATCTTCTACACGCTTGTTGGAGGACTCTACTCTGTAGCATATACAGATGTGGTCCAGCTCTTCTGTATCTTTTTAGGCTTG TGGATCAGCGTGCCTTTTGCCCTGTCCAATCCCGCTGTGTCAGACATCAGTGTTTCAGCCAAAGAAGCAATCTACCAGTCACCCTGGCTGGGGAAGATTGAGCCAGAGGACAGATGGCTCTGGGCCGACAACTTCTGTTTGCTG atgtTGGGGGGGATTCCCTGGCAGGTCTATTTTCAACGGGTTCTTTCTGCCTCTTCAGCTACCTACGCCCAGGTCCTTTCCTTCCTCGCCGCCTTCGGCTGCTTGGTCATGGCCGTCCCCTCTGTCCTCATAGGAGCTATAGGGGCCTCCACCg ACTGGAACCAAACTACTTACGGTTCCCTCCCTCCGAAGGACAAAGAAGAATCAGACATGATCCTACCCATAGTGCTGCAGCACCTATGCCCATCCTACGTCTCCTTCTTTGGTCTGGGGGCGGTGTCAGCTGCGGTCATGTCGTCAGCGGACTCATCTATTCTCTCAGCCAGCTCCATGTTTGCCAGGAACATCTATCAGCTCGCCTTCCGGCAGTCG GCCTCAGATCGTGAAATTGTTTGGGTCATGCGCTTCACCATCTTTGTATTCGGCGCTCTCGCCACTGCTATGGCATTGTTGACTGGATCAGTATATGGCTTGTGGTACCTCAGTTCCGACCTGGTCTATGTCATCATCTTTCCCCAACTTCTCAGTGTGTTATTTGTCAAGGGCACTAATACCTATGGCTCTGTGGCTGGCTATGTCTTTGGTCTGTTGCTACGCATTGGTGGAGGGGAGCCCTACCTCAAACTCCCTCCCTTCATCTTCTACCCTGGCTGGGTTAAACAGGAGAAGGTACACCACCTCACTGGTAATGTTGAGTACTTTGTCCAGCAGAAGTTTCCATTCAAGACTATGTCCATGGCGGCATCCTTCTTGGCGAATGTGGCCTTTTCTTACCTGACAAAGTACCTTTTTGAAAGTGGTATGCTGTCACACAAGTACGACTTCCTGGATGCTGTAGTGTCCAAGCATAGCAAGGAGATCATGGACAAGGCTACGTTGGTAAGCAACCATGACAACATCATCCTTTCAGAGATGGCTCCCGTCAAGCAGGCACTGAGTGTGTCACTCGCTGGAACCTTCACCAACACCGAGATCCTCAGTGATGATGGGGCATCCAGTCCAGAGGATTTTCACCATGACTAG